A single window of Asticcacaulis sp. MM231 DNA harbors:
- a CDS encoding Rrf2 family transcriptional regulator translates to MKQDSKLSGILHVILHMASLDTPATSEKLAAMMGTNPVVVRRIMAGLRERGLVHSEKGHGGGWTIARDLAAVTMADIYAAVGAPEIFALGHRTERPSCLVEQAVNAALDDAFAEAEALLMARFADVTLGALAADFRQRMRARRQTLEEQNHDL, encoded by the coding sequence ATGAAACAGGACAGCAAACTTTCGGGCATTCTCCACGTGATTCTCCACATGGCCAGCCTCGACACACCCGCCACGTCCGAAAAACTGGCGGCCATGATGGGCACCAACCCGGTGGTCGTCCGCCGCATCATGGCGGGCCTGCGAGAACGCGGCCTCGTTCATTCGGAAAAAGGCCACGGCGGCGGCTGGACGATCGCCCGTGATCTCGCAGCCGTCACGATGGCCGATATCTATGCCGCCGTTGGTGCGCCGGAGATCTTCGCGCTCGGCCACCGCACCGAACGGCCATCATGCCTGGTCGAGCAGGCGGTCAATGCCGCCTTAGACGATGCCTTCGCCGAGGCCGAAGCCCTGCTGATGGCGCGGTTCGCGGACGTCACTCTTGGCGCCCTGGCCGCAGACTTCCGCCAGCGCATGCGGGCGCGCCGCCAGACCCTTGAGGAGCAAAACCATGATCTTTGA